Part of the Thermomicrobiales bacterium genome, CGGAAAAGCCGAACTTGCCGACGGCGAAATAGAGGCCATCGGTCGAGATCAGGCCGATGTCGGTCACATCCGCGCCCTGATCGCGGATGCCGTCAATCAGGGCAGCGGCCAGCGCCGGACCGGAGACGCGCATATCGCGACCGACGCAGACATTGTCGACGCCAAGGTAGGTCACCAGCGCGCGACCGATGCGGTAGGCGATGTCGGGGTTGAGCTCGTCCGGCACAACGCCCCGGATGTCATAGGCCTTGAACAGGTCCGCGAGGTTCTGGCTCATGTCAGATCTGCCTCTCTTCAATGCTCTGCGGAATAGCTAGCCGCATGACGATTTCGTCGTCCTCGATCTCGCCAGTCCGCCGAAACCCGGCTCGTTCGTAGAGATACTCCGCCACCTCGTTGCCCGGCTCGAAGCTGAGGTAGATCTCCGACACGTGGTGGCGCGCGACAAGCAACGCGATCGTCTCCTGCAGCATAGCGGTGCCGAGCCGTTGCCCCTGAAACGCGGCATCAATCATGAAGCGCAGTATCCAGTATCGCCCGCGTTCCGGCTCCAGACTGAGTAGCACGAAGCCGACGATCTCTTCATCGCGGAACGCGACATATGGCCAGGTGTTCGGGCGAACGGCGGATTCGGCAATCGAGTACAGGTTGTCGGCAACAAACCGCTCCTGATCAGGCGCAACCTTCAATCGAATCGCCGCGTGAAAGGTCTCCAGCGTCAGATCGTGCAGCGCCACCACCGGCGTCCGTACACCTGTCATGGCTA contains:
- a CDS encoding GNAT family N-acetyltransferase translates to MALHDLTLETFHAAIRLKVAPDQERFVADNLYSIAESAVRPNTWPYVAFRDEEIVGFVLLSLEPERGRYWILRFMIDAAFQGQRLGTAMLQETIALLVARHHVSEIYLSFEPGNEVAEYLYERAGFRRTGEIEDDEIVMRLAIPQSIEERQI